In Gammaproteobacteria bacterium (ex Lamellibrachia satsuma), a single genomic region encodes these proteins:
- a CDS encoding metal-dependent hydrolase produces MDTITHTLVGVLAIQTGLLKPLALSLPSRARLLTVTCLAAAFPDIDYVGILFDPLSFITDWHRGPTHSFLMLPVWALLLGWLFAAFGGQLQHRGLYTAIAAIALTSHILTDIITPWGTQIFWPLSDYRAVLATTFVIDPLFTGIVVMGLASKVYCRSERFARLGVAVMILYLGLQGLLQHQAYQIAKTYSTQEGFREAKITVLPQPFSPAHWKLIVNESDRYHIAYADLFSFDLMVDVNERAGVLSRLVAAYRPLTQLVWQQETRYGDEPNIQALVRQAWAQEEFSRYRRFAQIPLLYGVSQEEERFCAWFADSRYMLPLIPPPFRYGMCRMAGGEWQVVRQVPDV; encoded by the coding sequence ATGGACACCATCACCCACACCCTTGTCGGTGTACTCGCAATCCAAACGGGGCTACTTAAGCCGCTGGCGCTATCCCTGCCCAGCCGGGCGCGTCTCTTGACAGTTACCTGTCTGGCAGCAGCCTTTCCAGACATTGATTACGTTGGAATATTGTTCGATCCACTTTCGTTTATAACAGATTGGCACCGGGGGCCAACCCACTCATTTTTAATGCTGCCAGTGTGGGCGCTCCTGTTGGGCTGGTTGTTTGCTGCTTTTGGCGGCCAATTACAGCATCGGGGGCTCTACACTGCGATCGCCGCTATTGCTCTGACTTCTCATATCCTTACTGACATTATCACTCCCTGGGGGACACAGATTTTTTGGCCCCTGTCCGATTACCGGGCAGTGCTCGCGACGACGTTTGTGATTGATCCCCTGTTTACCGGTATTGTGGTTATGGGGCTGGCATCTAAGGTCTACTGTAGATCGGAAAGGTTTGCACGATTAGGAGTAGCCGTCATGATCCTTTATCTTGGGCTGCAGGGCCTGCTGCAGCATCAGGCATACCAGATTGCCAAAACATACAGCACACAGGAGGGTTTCAGAGAGGCCAAAATAACGGTTCTTCCGCAGCCGTTCTCACCTGCCCACTGGAAACTTATTGTGAATGAAAGCGATAGGTACCACATCGCATATGCAGATCTTTTCTCTTTCGATCTCATGGTGGATGTAAATGAACGTGCAGGGGTACTGTCCAGACTCGTTGCAGCCTACCGTCCTTTAACGCAGTTAGTGTGGCAACAGGAGACCCGTTATGGGGATGAGCCCAATATACAAGCACTGGTACGTCAGGCATGGGCGCAGGAAGAATTTTCCCGCTATCGCCGGTTTGCACAGATCCCTCTCCTCTACGGTGTCAGTCAGGAAGAAGAGCGGTTTTGTGCCTGGTTTGCCGATTCCCGTTATATGCTGCCGCTGATACCGCCGCCGTTTCGTTATGGAATGTGCCGAATGGCGGGAGGGGAGTGGCAGGTTGTCAGGCAGGTTCCTGATGTATGA